CGCGCTCGGCGCAGACCTTGGCGATGGCGTTGCGGTGCGGCGTCGAATTGCGCGCCGATTCTGCCTGGCGCTTGGCGACGAAACGGGCGAAGGCCTCGTCGCTCAGGCCCCGCTTCTTCTGGTAGTAGAAAATGTATTGATCCATCGTCTGGAACTGACGCTGGCCAGGCGCATGATCCATCAGCGAGACGAGCCGCACATGCCGGTCGTTTTCGAAATCGGCGAAATGTTCGAGCACGTTGTCGGCCGACACCTCGCAGCGCAAATGAAGCAGGTGCTCGGCACGCAGCCTGCCTTCCGTCTCTGCCGACTGGATGGCATCGGCCATCTCGCGCATCTCGCCATGTTCGAAGCCGCCGTCCTCGTCTGCCCCCATGCGCAGGCAGTCGAACACCGTGGTGATGCCTGAGGTGACGATCTGGGCGTCATGCGCCTGGATGGCGGCGGTCTTGTTCCAGCGAATGCCGGGGCGCGGCTGATAATGGCCTTCGAGATGATCGGTGTGCAGCTCAACGAGGCCGGGAATGACGTAGTCGCCTTCGAAATCTTCGCCGGCTACCGAGTTGCCCCCGGAGATGTCGGCGATCTTCCCGTCGCGGATGAGGATCGAGCCCGAGAGGATGTCGTCCTCGAGAACGATGCGGGCGTTGGAAAACACGGTCTCTTTGCTCATGTCGTCAGGTCTTTCAGCTTTTGGCGCCGGCAAGCGGTAGCCAGGAATGAACTTTGAATGGCGCGCCGCGCGTCTCCTCGATGAAGACGGCAAGGCCGGAAATCAAAAGCGGCCGGCCGGTGAAATCGGCAAAATGCTCGGTCAGGATCGCTTTCATCACCGCGGCGCGTGTCTCGGGCACCTGGCCGCTCAGCGTCATGTGAAAGCCGAAATCCTCCATGACGTAAGGATAACCCCAGCGCAGCAGATGAGCGCGCTGGCTGTCGCTGAGCTTCTCCGGATTGCGCCGCTCCATATCGGCCTCGGAAAGCGCTGCGCGGAACGGTTCGAACGACCTTACCACCTTCGCGGCGAAATCCTGAAGAGGTTGATGCAGTGAACCGGGAACGAGGGCAAAAAAACGGCCGAGCTGGCCGAGCACAAGCTCAGGAATCTCGAAGGCTTGGGTGCGCTGGGCAAAATCCTCGGCAACGGTCATGAGATCCTTCTCGGTGACCGAGGAGGCGAGCGAAAAGGGCGCCTTGATCGTGGCGTGAAAGCCGTAGCGGCGCGGGTCGGCGGTCAGCTCGAACTGCTCTGCCGCACCCAGTTGCGCATATTCCGGTGCCGGATAGGTCTCGCCGGTGAAAGCATTGCGGCCGAGCCAGAGCGAGGCCGCGCCGGTCAGGGGATCATCCTTCGGCGGCGAGAAATAGAGAGCGTAGCGCAAGGCTTTTATCCTGGAGATCGTCCAAACGGGGAGAGCACTGTGCAGTGATTTGGCGGCGAACCGCAAGCAGGCTCCCGGCTAAAAGATTTCCGTGACAGAATGATGATGGCGGCCGGGCCGCCGCGGCTTTGAGGGATCGATCAGTGGGCTTTCGTGCCCATCAGCCGGTGGCGCAACGCGTTCGAGGCGGTGTCGAAAATGAAGACGACGATCAGAATCAGGATGACCATGTAGGCGACGTTTTCCCAGTTGGCGTTGGTGCGCATGGCCTCCCACAGTTTCAGGCCAATGCCGCCGGCGCCGACGGCGCCGATAATGGTCGCGCCGCGTACGTTTGATTCCCATTGGTAGAGCGTCTGGCTGACGAAGATGGGAACGATCTGCGGCATAATGCCGTAACGATGCACGAGCACGGTCTGAGCGCCGGTTGATTTGATGCCTTCGCGCGGCTTGTTGTCGATATTCTCGAGGCCTTCGGAATAGAGTTTGCCGAGCGTGCCGGTCTCGGTGAGGAAGATCGCGCCGCTGCCGGCAAGCGGGCCGGGACCGAAAGCGCGCGTCAGGAATAGTGCCCAGATCAGCATATCGACCGAGCGCAGGAAATCGAAGAAGCGCTTCAGGATCTGGTTCAGCAGGCGATTCGGCGTGATGTTGCGCGCTGCCAGGAAGGCGAGCGGGAAGGCGGTAAGCGAACCGAGCAGTGTTCCGAGGAACGCCATGACGATCGTCTGGAAAAGCTTGGTCCAGACGTCGCCGTGCTGCCATTCGCTGTTGTTCCAGATGTCGTCGAAGGCGAGCGACAGGTTGGACTGGTCGGGCTTGATGCGCGGTCCGGAGACGATGAGGCTGACAACCTCGCCGACCGGCTTGTCGAAGAAGGACGATTGCGTGTCGAAGATGAAATTCGCCCAGCCGATGAAACGCTTGCGGATCTTCACCCGGTCGACGGATATGCTGACATTGCCGGCAAAGCCAAGATCGGCCAGCACGTTGTCGTCATAAACAGTCATCCAGCCGGGCACCGGTCCGACGACTTTGGGCGCACCGCTCGAAACGTCTACCGGGACGCTGATGCCATGCGCGGTGACGATCGTCTCGCTCTTCGAGACGGTGACGTTGCGGCTGGTGCCGCTGATCGAAACGGTGATGCTGCCATCCGGGTTGTTGACCAGCCAGTCCGGATGCGGATTGTCGCCGAGCGGCGAGAAGCGCGGATAACGGATGTCGATCGAGCCGTCACCCTCGATGCGGAATTCCGGCTGAACGTCGTAGCTCACCCATTGGCTGAGATAGATGCCGACGCGCTCCCAATGGGCCTCAGTGAAAAGTTTGGGCAGGTCGAAGAACCAGACGGCATAGAGGCTGTAGAGCAGCGTTGCGATGAGGATCATCAGTCCGCCGAAACGCTGGCGGAACGACCGGTGGAAATATTCCGGATAGCGCGTTTCTATCTCGTGCATGCGGTTTGCGTCGATCACCGTCATGGCGGCCTCAATGTTGCAGGAGGAAGGCGTGCTCGCCGACAAGGCGGCGGCGCAGCCATGCGGAGAACTGGTCGACGGCGACGATGGTCACGAACAGCAGCAGAACGAGCGCCACCGTCTTGGCGCCGAAGCCGCGCGAAATCGAAAGCTTCAGCTCCTCGCCGATGCCGCCGCCGCCGACGGCGCCGATGATGGTCGAGGCGCGCACGTTGATCTCAAGGCGCAGCAGCGCATAGGAGGTGAAATTCGGCAGCACCTGCGGCAGGGCGGCAAAACGGATGCGCTCCCACCAGTTGGCGCCGACGGCTTTCATGCCCTCATGCGGCTTCATGTCGATATTTTCGGCCACTTCGTAGAAGAGTTTGCCGAGCGCGCCGATCGTGTGCAGGGTGATGGCGATGATGGCGGCGACCGGCCCGATCGACAGGATCGCCGAAAACAGACCGGCAATGACGATTTCAGGGAAGGCGCGCAGGAATTCCATCAGCCGCTTGGTGACGATGCGCAGCGACCATGAATTCGTCAGGTTGCGCGCGGCAAAGAAGCTCAAAGGGACGGCAAAAACGAAGGCGATGATCGTCGAAATCAGCGCCACGTTTATGGTGACGATCATCAGCTCGAAATATTCGGGAATGTAGAAGGCGCCCCAGACGTAGACGCGGCCCTTGTCGAAATTGAATTCCTCGCCGCCCTTGTCGTTGACGCTCGCTATGTCGAACAGTGCGCGCCAGACGTCGTTCCACTCCTTGGGGATGAGCCAGCTCAGGAAGTCGAAGAGATGCGGCAGGCGGTCGAAGAAATGGCCGGCATTGCTCTCGTCGGCGAAGCGGACGGAGCTGACGAAAGCCGCAATCAGGATAACCAGGCCGAGGACGGTATAGAGGCGGCGCTTGGCGACCATCCGGTCCCAGGCGGTGCCGATCTCCTTGGTGCTCTGCATATGCGGCTGTGTATCGGCAATAGTCATCAACGCCTCGCCTACTGCATCATTCAAAGTGCTTCAGCGTCCTTTGCGGCTCTCGAAAAGACGTGCACCATTGTCGTCGCAAGATAAAGGGCGGCCGTTGCCGGCCGCCCTGTATTCAAAAAACCGATCAGCCGCCGATGGCTGCCTTACGGACGTCGACAACGGCGTTGTAGAAGTCGTGCTTGACCGGGGCGTAACCCTTGTAGTCGCCGCCTTCGATAGCTGCGAAGCACTTGTGATCCTTTTCCGGCAGAGCCGTGAAGAAGGCTGCAAGCTTCGTCTGCCACTCTTCGCCGAGAGCGTTGCGAACGACGAGCGGGCCGTTCGGGATCAGCGGCGAACGCCATACTTCGACCAGCTTGTTCGGATCGACGGCGCCCTTGTCGACTTCCTTGCGGAAGGTGCCGGAGGTGTAACCGTCCTTGAAGTCGCCGATGCCCGAGCTATCGTCGACGGCGATATCCACCTTGCCGTCATAGGCAGCGAGAAGGTTGTTCTCGTGGCCGCCGTTGAACTGGGTCGAGGCGAAGAACTTGTCGTTCGGTGCGCCGGTGTCCTTCGGGATCTGCGTCAGCGGAACGAGGTAGCCCGAGGTGGAATCCGGATCGGCGTAGCCGAGCTTCTTGCCCTTGGCGTCCTTGATGTTCTTGATGCCGGAGGACTTCAGGGCGAGGCCGATCGAATAATAACCCGTCGAGCCGTCCTTCTGCTGCGTCGTCAGGATCGGCGTGACAGCCTTCGGCTCCTTGATGTAGACGGCGGCGTAGCCGGAGGCGCCGAGTTCGGCGAAGTCGAGCGTGCCACCGAGCAGACCCTGGATCACGCCGTCATAGTCGGCGGCTGGGAAGAGCGAAACCTTCTCGAAGCCGAATTCCTGCTTCAGGTGGTCGGCAAGGCAGGCATAGTTGCGCAGGCGGTCGGTTTCGTTTTCACCACCAAGGATGCCGATGCGGAATTCCTTGAGGTCTGCAGCATGGGCAGCGCCGGCGAGCGCGAAGAGCGCCGTTGCCGCAAAGAGTGCTTTCTTCAACATGTTCTCTCCTATTGACCGGTGTCCCCGGCCTTCCCGTTACGAAGAAGTGTGCCCTTGACGCGGGCGCTCGATCGCAGCCGTCTCTCTCAGAGACCGGCCAGCGCCAGCGGTTGGGTGCCGGCGGATTGATTGTCTGCCCGCTCGGGGGCGATATTGATCGCGGTCGACGTCACCGTTTCGTCGATGCCGGCGCCATCCTTGTCCGTCCCGTAGATTTCCTTCACTGCTTCGGCGGTCAGCTCCGAGGGCTTGCCGTCGAAGACGACGCGGCCGCCGGCCATGCCGACGATGCGCTCACAATAGTTGCGGGCGGTGTCGAGCGTGTGAAGGTTGGTGATGACGGTGATGCCCTCGCGCTCGTTGATATCGCGCAGCGCATCCATGACGATCTTGGCGTTCAGCGGATCGAGCGAGGCGATCGGCTCGTCGGCGAGAACCATCTTCGGGTTCTGCATCAGCGCGCGGGCGATCGCCACGCGCTGCTGCTGGCCGCCGGAAAGCGTGCCGGCTGCCTGCAGCGCCGTCTGCTCGATGCCGAGGCGTTCGAGTGCCGCGATGGCATGCACGCGTTCCTCGCGGGTGAAGATGTTGAGCAGGCTCATAAGCGTCGAGCGATGATTGAGGCGGCCGAGCATGACATTGGTGAGAACGTCGAGGCGCGGCACCAGGTTGAACTGCTGGAAGATCATCGCGCAGTCGCGCTGCCAGTTGCGCAACGCCTGGCCGCGAAGCCCGGAGACCTCGACGCCGGCGAAATGAACGGAGCCGGAGCTCGGCTCCTGAAGGCGGTTGATCATGCGCAGCAGCGTCGACTTGCCGGCGCCGGAGCGGCCGATGACGCCGACCATCTGGCCCTGGGGAATGGCGAGCGTGACGGAATCGACGGCGAGCTTTTTTCCGAAACGACGTGTGACATTCTTCAGCTCGAACATCATGCTCTTCCCTTGCGATCCAGGCCTTGGTCAGCATCGCATTAGTCCCGCTTGATGAACCTCGCATGTCATATTTGTGTAAGTCCTGTCACAATTCTCCGCCCCTATATCGGGGGTTTAACCCCCGTAACGGGACAGGAAATCTTCCGCGCTCAGGTTGCGGAAATCCTGGAGCGCCTGGCGCAGCCGGTCGTGCTCCCAGTCCCACCAGGAAAGCCTGTCCATCCGTTCGCCGACCTCTCTTGGAAAGCGCTCGCGGATGAGCTTGGCCGGTACGCCGCCGACGATCGCGTAAGGCGCGACGTCTTTCGAGACGACGGCTCCGGCTCCGATCACCGCGCCGTTGCCGACACTGACGCCTGGCAGGATCGTCGCCCCGTGGCCGATCCAGACATCGTTGCCGATCGTCACGCGGTTTGCCCGCCGCCAGGCGAAGAAGTCCGTCTCCATGTCGCCGTCCGGCCAGTAGTCGGCGGCGCGATAGGTGAAATGATGCAGTGTCGCGCGCCAGGTCGGATGGTTGGTGGCGTTGATACGCACGGCGGCGGCGATATTGACGAACTTGCCGATCGTCGCACACCAGACGGAACCGTCCTGCATGATGTAGGAATAGTCGCCGAACGTGGCCTCGCTGATGCGGCAGCGTTCCGAGACCTCGGTATAGCGCCCGAAGGTGGAATCGCTGACGGATGCCGTTTCATGAAAGTAGGGCTCGATACCCAGCTTGCGGCTCATGCAGCGATCTTTCTGGGTGAGAACTGCTGGACGTCGAGGATGCGGTCGGCGACGGCTTCGCGCACTTCCTCGTCGTGGAAGATGCCGAGAAGGGCCACACCCGCCTTCTTCTTTTCCGCGATCATGCCGACGACGACGGCACGGTTCCTGGCATCGAGCGAGGCTGTGGGTTCGTCGAGAAGCAGGATCGTATGCTCGGTGATGAAACCGCGCGCGATGTTGACGCGTTGCTGCTCGCCGCCGGAGAAGGTGGCGGGCGGAAGCTGCCAGAGCGTTTCCGGCAGATTGAGCCTGGCAAGCAGGGCGCCCGCCTTTTCCCGGGCCTTGGCGGTATCCTCGCCGCGTGCCACCAGCGGTTCGGCAACCACGTCGATCGCCGCGACCCGTGGCACGGTACGCAGGAACTGGCTGACATAACCGAGCGTACTGCGGCGGACGTTGAGCACGGTGCGCGGATCGGTGGAGGCGAGATCGACGATGCGTCCGTCGTGGCGAATGAGGATCTGGCCGGTGTCGACGGCATAATTGCCGTAGATCATCTTGAGTAGCGAGCTCTTGCCGATGCCCGATGGGCCACCGAGCACGACGCATTCGCCCGATGCGACGGAGAAGGCGACATCGGAGACGACGGGTAGCTTGATGCCGTCGCGCAGATGCATGGTGAAGCTCTTCGAGACTTCGGAAACGACGAGGGGCGTTGCCATGATTACTTCTTTCTAGAGCGATTCCAGGAAAAGTGTGAAGCGTTTTCCGTCCGGAATTTCGTAAAAACAAAAGGTTGGCGCGGTTCTGCGCTTCCCTCAGACCTGCAGGATCGAGGAGACGAGCAGCTGCGTATAGGGTTCGCGCGGGTCGTCGAGCACGCGGTCGGTGAGCCCGTGTTCGATGACGTAGCCGTCCTTCATCACCATCATCCGGTGCGAGAGCAGGCGGGCGACTGCGAGATCGTGGGTGACGATGATGGCCGAGAGGCCGAGATCGTTGACGAGGCCGCACACGAGATCGAGCAGGCGCGCCTGAACCGAGACGTCGAGGCCGCCGGTCGGCTCGTCCATGAAGACGAGGCGCGGGCCGGTGACGAGGTTGCGGGCGATCTGCAATCGCTGGCGCATGCCGCCGGAAAAGGCGCGCGGCTGGTCGTCGATGCGGTCGGCGTCGATCTCGACGCGTTCGAGCCAGTCGATCGCCGACGCGCGGATCTTGCCGTAGTGCCGGTCGCCGATCGCCATCAGCCGTTCGCCGACATTGGCGCCGGCCGACACCGTCATGCGCAGACCATCGGCCGGGTTCTGGTGCACGAAGCCCCAGTCGGTGCGCATCAGGAAGCGCCGCTCAGCCTCGTTCATGCGGTAGAGATCGCGGTAGCTGCCATCGCGCATATGATATTCAACGCTGCCGGTACTCGGCAGCAGCCGGGTGGAGAGGCAGTTGAGCAGCGTCGTCTTGCCGGAGCCGGACTCGCCGACGATGGCGAGCACCTCGCCGGGCCAGAGCTCGAAGGAGACGTCGCGGCAGCCGATGCGGTTGCCGTAGAATTTTGAAACGTCGTGAACCTTGAGAAGCGGGGTATCACTCATTCTGCAGCCTCCCGGGCCAGCATCTCGCCGGCATGTCCGTGCGCGCGGCGGTCTTCGCAATGATCGGTGTCGGAGCAGACGAACATCCGCCCGCCCTTGTCGTCGAGAACCACCTCGTCGAGATAGACTTCTTCCGCGCCGCAAAGGGCGCAGGGCTTGTCGAAGCGCTGGATATCGAAGGGGTAATCCTCGAAATCCAGGCTGACGACGTCGGTATAGGGCGGAACCGCATAAATGCGTTTCTCGCGCCCGGCTCCGAAGAGCTGCAGCGCGTCCGACATATGCATCTTCGGATTGTCGAATTTCGGCGTCGGCGACGGGTCCATGACATAGCGGCCGTGGACCTTCACCGGATAGGCGTAAGTCCGTGAGATGCGGCCGTTATGGGCGATATCCTCGTAGAGCTTCACATGCATGAGGCCGTATTCTTCGAGAGCGTGCATCTTGCGCGTCTCGGTTTCGCGCGGCTCGAGGAAGCGCAGCGGCTCGGGGATCGGCACCTGGTAGACGAGCACCTGCCCGACCCCGAGCTTTTCTTCGGGAATGCGGTGGCGTGTCTGGATGATCGTCGCATCCTTGGTGTGCGTCGTCACCGCGACATTGGCGACCTTCTGGAAGAAGGCGCGGATGGAAACGGCGTTGGTCGTGTCGTCGGCGCCCTGGTCGATGACCTTCAGCACGTCGTCCGGTCCGATGATCGAGGCCGTCACCTGCACGCCGCCGGTGCCCCAGCCATAGGGCATCGGCATTTCGCGCGAGGCGAAGGGCACCTGGTAACCCGGAATGGCGATCGCCTTCAGGATGGCGCGGCGGATCATCCGCTTGGTCTGTTCGTCGAGATAGGCGAAGTTGTAGCTGGCCAGATCGGTCATTCGGCGGCTTCCTTCATGTCTTCGCCACCGTTGCGGGCGGCTTCGAATTCGCGGCGCATGCGGCGGACGAGATCGAGTTCGGCCTGGAAATCCACATAATGCGGAAGCTTCAGGTGCTCGACGAAGCCCGTCGCCTGGACGTTGTCGGAATGCGAGATGACGAATTCCTCATCCTGTGCCGGTGCGGTAATATCCTCGCCGAGCTCTTCGGCGCGAAGCGCCCGGTCGACCAGCGACATCGCCATCGCCTTGCGCTCGCTCTGGCCGAAGACCAGGCCGTAGCCGCGTGTGAATTGCGGCGGCGCCTTGGCCGAACCCTTGAATTGGTTGACCATCTGGCATTCGGTGATCTGGATCGTGCCGAGCGAGACGGCGAAACCGAGTTCCGGCACGTCGAATTCTACCTCGACGTCGCCGATGCGGATTTCACCTGTGAAGGGGTGGTTGCGGCCGTAGCCGCGCTGGGTGGAATAACCGAGCGCCAGCAGGAAGCCCTCGTCGCCGCGGGCAAGCGCCTGCAGGCGCAGATCCCGGGTCATCGGGAATTCCATGGGCTCGCGGGTCAGGTCGCCGATCTCGTGATCTTCCGGCATGTCGCCGTCGGCCTCGATCAGGCCTTCCTCGCCGAGGATTTCCGAGACGCGCATGACGCGGCCGGTCTCGGCGGCGCGCTGAGCGGGCGTCTCGACCGCCTCGTCCGAAAGCAGCGAGGGATCGAGCAGGCGGTGGGTATAGTCGAAGGTGGGCCCAAGAAGCTGGCCGCCCGGCAGATCCTTGTAGGTCGCCGAGATGCGGCGTTCGATCGTCATATCAGCCGTGTCGAGCGGCTTCGAATAGCCGAAACGCGGCAGCGTCGTGCGGTAGGCGCGCAGCAGGAAGATCGCCTCGATCATGTCGCCGCGCGATTGGCGGATGGCGAGGGCTGCGAGCGTGCGGTCGAAAAGCGAGGCCTCGGCCATGACGCGGTCGACGGCGAGCGCCAGCTGCGCCACGATCTGTTCGATGCCGATCGCCGGCAGCGAACGGTCGCCGCGGCGGCGGTCGGCGAGCAGGCGGTGGGCATTGGCGATGGCAGTCTCGCCACCCTTGACGGCAACATACATGAGCTCAGATCTCCGTTGCTGTGATCTTGGTGGTGCGCGGCAGGCAGAGGAAACGTTTGCCCGCCGTCAGCGCGATGTCGACGCCGCGCGGAAAGAGCGCACGGTTCTCGGTCCAGAGCCGCATGAAGGTTTCCGGCAGGCCGATAGGCGCCATCTCCGTCACGCTCTGGATGCCTGGGCCCATCAGCGCCAGCCTGCGGCCGCCCTCGAGTTCGGCAAGTTCGATGATGAGCGTCGTCGAGCGGTCGGGATATTCCTGCGTGCCTGATGCAAAGAGGCCGAAGGAGGAAAGTGCGGTGCCGGCCTCGGTGAAGGCAAAACGCGCCTCGGCCTTTTCGCTGGTCAACGGCGCGCCGGTGTGGAAGCCGAGCCACTCCGGCACAGCGGATTTCGCCAGTCCCTGGGAAAGCCATACGGGTGTGTCGTGGTCGCAAAGCGTCAGCGCGATCGTGCCGGCGGCGATGCCAAGCGGTGCTGGCGGAGCGACATCGGGCTGAACGGTCTGGATCGTGCCGGGGCGGGCCATGCCGTCCATCAGCATCTTGAAGACGCTTTGGGCATGAAAGACGGGCTCGGCAAAACCGCCGGTCAGAGCTTCTGTCTTCAGGCCCATCAGTTGTCTCCCCGTACCATGGTGAAGAAATCGACGCGGGTTGCCGCCGTCTCGTCCGCTTTGCGGCGTTCGGCATCGGCGATCCGCTCAGCGATCGGTGAAAGCAGGGCCTGTTCGACGAAGTCCTTCGTCGCCTCCTCCTGCCAGAGCGCGTCGAAGATCGCCGCAAGCCTGGCCTTCTCGCGGTCGGTGCCGAGCGCCTGTGCATGGCCGACCGAGCCGGTGT
This Rhizobium brockwellii DNA region includes the following protein-coding sequences:
- the phnH gene encoding phosphonate C-P lyase system protein PhnH, which translates into the protein MGLKTEALTGGFAEPVFHAQSVFKMLMDGMARPGTIQTVQPDVAPPAPLGIAAGTIALTLCDHDTPVWLSQGLAKSAVPEWLGFHTGAPLTSEKAEARFAFTEAGTALSSFGLFASGTQEYPDRSTTLIIELAELEGGRRLALMGPGIQSVTEMAPIGLPETFMRLWTENRALFPRGVDIALTAGKRFLCLPRTTKITATEI
- the phnD gene encoding phosphonate ABC transporter substrate-binding protein, yielding MLKKALFAATALFALAGAAHAADLKEFRIGILGGENETDRLRNYACLADHLKQEFGFEKVSLFPAADYDGVIQGLLGGTLDFAELGASGYAAVYIKEPKAVTPILTTQQKDGSTGYYSIGLALKSSGIKNIKDAKGKKLGYADPDSTSGYLVPLTQIPKDTGAPNDKFFASTQFNGGHENNLLAAYDGKVDIAVDDSSGIGDFKDGYTSGTFRKEVDKGAVDPNKLVEVWRSPLIPNGPLVVRNALGEEWQTKLAAFFTALPEKDHKCFAAIEGGDYKGYAPVKHDFYNAVVDVRKAAIGG
- a CDS encoding DapH/DapD/GlmU-related protein, producing MSRKLGIEPYFHETASVSDSTFGRYTEVSERCRISEATFGDYSYIMQDGSVWCATIGKFVNIAAAVRINATNHPTWRATLHHFTYRAADYWPDGDMETDFFAWRRANRVTIGNDVWIGHGATILPGVSVGNGAVIGAGAVVSKDVAPYAIVGGVPAKLIRERFPREVGERMDRLSWWDWEHDRLRQALQDFRNLSAEDFLSRYGG
- a CDS encoding alpha-D-ribose 1-methylphosphonate 5-triphosphate diphosphatase, which encodes MSKETVFSNARIVLEDDILSGSILIRDGKIADISGGNSVAGEDFEGDYVIPGLVELHTDHLEGHYQPRPGIRWNKTAAIQAHDAQIVTSGITTVFDCLRMGADEDGGFEHGEMREMADAIQSAETEGRLRAEHLLHLRCEVSADNVLEHFADFENDRHVRLVSLMDHAPGQRQFQTMDQYIFYYQKKRGLSDEAFARFVAKRQAESARNSTPHRNAIAKVCAERGITVASHDDATLSHVDEAIDNGVRLAEFPTSFDAARASHGHGMSVLMGAPNIVRGKSHSGNIAARDLAEMGVLDVLSSDYVPLSLLHAPFILADEVESISLPKAIAMVTSTPARTVSLDDRGRIATGLRADLVRVHRSHGVPVTRSVWRQGRRVA
- a CDS encoding DUF1045 domain-containing protein gives rise to the protein MRYALYFSPPKDDPLTGAASLWLGRNAFTGETYPAPEYAQLGAAEQFELTADPRRYGFHATIKAPFSLASSVTEKDLMTVAEDFAQRTQAFEIPELVLGQLGRFFALVPGSLHQPLQDFAAKVVRSFEPFRAALSEADMERRNPEKLSDSQRAHLLRWGYPYVMEDFGFHMTLSGQVPETRAAVMKAILTEHFADFTGRPLLISGLAVFIEETRGAPFKVHSWLPLAGAKS
- the phnC gene encoding phosphonate ABC transporter ATP-binding protein; translation: MFELKNVTRRFGKKLAVDSVTLAIPQGQMVGVIGRSGAGKSTLLRMINRLQEPSSGSVHFAGVEVSGLRGQALRNWQRDCAMIFQQFNLVPRLDVLTNVMLGRLNHRSTLMSLLNIFTREERVHAIAALERLGIEQTALQAAGTLSGGQQQRVAIARALMQNPKMVLADEPIASLDPLNAKIVMDALRDINEREGITVITNLHTLDTARNYCERIVGMAGGRVVFDGKPSELTAEAVKEIYGTDKDGAGIDETVTSTAINIAPERADNQSAGTQPLALAGL
- a CDS encoding carbon-phosphorus lyase complex subunit PhnI, producing the protein MYVAVKGGETAIANAHRLLADRRRGDRSLPAIGIEQIVAQLALAVDRVMAEASLFDRTLAALAIRQSRGDMIEAIFLLRAYRTTLPRFGYSKPLDTADMTIERRISATYKDLPGGQLLGPTFDYTHRLLDPSLLSDEAVETPAQRAAETGRVMRVSEILGEEGLIEADGDMPEDHEIGDLTREPMEFPMTRDLRLQALARGDEGFLLALGYSTQRGYGRNHPFTGEIRIGDVEVEFDVPELGFAVSLGTIQITECQMVNQFKGSAKAPPQFTRGYGLVFGQSERKAMAMSLVDRALRAEELGEDITAPAQDEEFVISHSDNVQATGFVEHLKLPHYVDFQAELDLVRRMRREFEAARNGGEDMKEAAE
- the phnK gene encoding phosphonate C-P lyase system protein PhnK, translating into MSDTPLLKVHDVSKFYGNRIGCRDVSFELWPGEVLAIVGESGSGKTTLLNCLSTRLLPSTGSVEYHMRDGSYRDLYRMNEAERRFLMRTDWGFVHQNPADGLRMTVSAGANVGERLMAIGDRHYGKIRASAIDWLERVEIDADRIDDQPRAFSGGMRQRLQIARNLVTGPRLVFMDEPTGGLDVSVQARLLDLVCGLVNDLGLSAIIVTHDLAVARLLSHRMMVMKDGYVIEHGLTDRVLDDPREPYTQLLVSSILQV
- the phnL gene encoding phosphonate C-P lyase system protein PhnL; amino-acid sequence: MATPLVVSEVSKSFTMHLRDGIKLPVVSDVAFSVASGECVVLGGPSGIGKSSLLKMIYGNYAVDTGQILIRHDGRIVDLASTDPRTVLNVRRSTLGYVSQFLRTVPRVAAIDVVAEPLVARGEDTAKAREKAGALLARLNLPETLWQLPPATFSGGEQQRVNIARGFITEHTILLLDEPTASLDARNRAVVVGMIAEKKKAGVALLGIFHDEEVREAVADRILDVQQFSPRKIAA
- a CDS encoding alpha-D-ribose 1-methylphosphonate 5-phosphate C-P-lyase PhnJ produces the protein MTDLASYNFAYLDEQTKRMIRRAILKAIAIPGYQVPFASREMPMPYGWGTGGVQVTASIIGPDDVLKVIDQGADDTTNAVSIRAFFQKVANVAVTTHTKDATIIQTRHRIPEEKLGVGQVLVYQVPIPEPLRFLEPRETETRKMHALEEYGLMHVKLYEDIAHNGRISRTYAYPVKVHGRYVMDPSPTPKFDNPKMHMSDALQLFGAGREKRIYAVPPYTDVVSLDFEDYPFDIQRFDKPCALCGAEEVYLDEVVLDDKGGRMFVCSDTDHCEDRRAHGHAGEMLAREAAE
- the phnE gene encoding phosphonate ABC transporter, permease protein PhnE → MTIADTQPHMQSTKEIGTAWDRMVAKRRLYTVLGLVILIAAFVSSVRFADESNAGHFFDRLPHLFDFLSWLIPKEWNDVWRALFDIASVNDKGGEEFNFDKGRVYVWGAFYIPEYFELMIVTINVALISTIIAFVFAVPLSFFAARNLTNSWSLRIVTKRLMEFLRAFPEIVIAGLFSAILSIGPVAAIIAITLHTIGALGKLFYEVAENIDMKPHEGMKAVGANWWERIRFAALPQVLPNFTSYALLRLEINVRASTIIGAVGGGGIGEELKLSISRGFGAKTVALVLLLFVTIVAVDQFSAWLRRRLVGEHAFLLQH
- the phnE gene encoding phosphonate ABC transporter, permease protein PhnE, whose product is MTVIDANRMHEIETRYPEYFHRSFRQRFGGLMILIATLLYSLYAVWFFDLPKLFTEAHWERVGIYLSQWVSYDVQPEFRIEGDGSIDIRYPRFSPLGDNPHPDWLVNNPDGSITVSISGTSRNVTVSKSETIVTAHGISVPVDVSSGAPKVVGPVPGWMTVYDDNVLADLGFAGNVSISVDRVKIRKRFIGWANFIFDTQSSFFDKPVGEVVSLIVSGPRIKPDQSNLSLAFDDIWNNSEWQHGDVWTKLFQTIVMAFLGTLLGSLTAFPLAFLAARNITPNRLLNQILKRFFDFLRSVDMLIWALFLTRAFGPGPLAGSGAIFLTETGTLGKLYSEGLENIDNKPREGIKSTGAQTVLVHRYGIMPQIVPIFVSQTLYQWESNVRGATIIGAVGAGGIGLKLWEAMRTNANWENVAYMVILILIVVFIFDTASNALRHRLMGTKAH